TGTCGATCGGCTCAGGTCTGCCGCTCATGGAGCATACTTGCGTTGGATGGATCTAACTGGCAGCGCGTCGACTTATTCACATTTCAAAGAGATGTCAAAACTGCAGTTGTCGAGAACTTGGCACGTCGTTGTGGAGGATTCTTGAAGGAACTTTCATTGAAAGGATGTGAGAATGTGCATGATTCAGCTCTCCGAACATTCACATCGAGATGTCcaaatttggaacatttgaGTCTTTATCGTTGTAAACGGGTTACCGATGCGTCATGCGAAAACCTAGGTCGATACTGTCACAAGTTGAATTACCTCAATTTGGAGAATTGCTCATCAATTACTGATAGAGCAATGAAATATATTGGGTAACTAAACGAAGTTTTTATGCctttaaagtaaatttaaatttcagcgaTGGATGTCCAAATTTATCATATCTCAACATTTCATGGTGTGATGCTATTCAGGATCGTGGTGTTCAGATTATTCTCTCAAATTGCAAGTCACTCGATACTCTGATCCTTCGTGGTTGTGAAGGACTTACTGAGAATGTGTTCGGATCTGTCGAAGCTCACATGGGAGCTATCAAGAAACTGAATCTTCTGCAATGCTTCGTaagcaaacattttaaatgaaacaattttcgataattaCTGTTTTCAGCAGCTCACCGATATTACAGttcaaaatattgcaaatGGAGCTACCGCTTTGGAATATCTGTGCATGTCAAATTGCAATCAAATATCTGATAGATCATTGGTATCTCTTGGACAACATTCTCATAATTTGAAAGTACTGGAATTATCTGGATGCACACTTCTCGGAGATAATGGATTTATTCCACTTGCCAGAGGATGTCGTCAATTGGAACGACTTGATATGGAAGATTGTTCCCTAATTTCTGATCACACTATCAACTCACTTGCAAACAACTGTACGGCTCTTCGTGAGCTCAGTCTTTCACATTGCGAACTTATTACGGACGAGTCGATTCAGAATTTAGCCTCGAAACACCGTGAAACGTTGAATGTT
The nucleotide sequence above comes from Caenorhabditis elegans chromosome III. Encoded proteins:
- the fbxl-1 gene encoding F-box/LRR-repeat protein fbxl-1 (Confirmed by transcript evidence); the encoded protein is METAERISAAASAASSRRAKRLAQQAHKTHPVIQAKQNQMYLITTLSPAQVDNSLINRVLPKEVLLKVFSFLDTKALCRSAQVCRSWSILALDGSNWQRVDLFTFQRDVKTAVVENLARRCGGFLKELSLKGCENVHDSALRTFTSRCPNLEHLSLYRCKRVTDASCENLGRYCHKLNYLNLENCSSITDRAMKYIGDGCPNLSYLNISWCDAIQDRGVQIILSNCKSLDTLILRGCEGLTENVFGSVEAHMGAIKKLNLLQCFQLTDITVQNIANGATALEYLCMSNCNQISDRSLVSLGQHSHNLKVLELSGCTLLGDNGFIPLARGCRQLERLDMEDCSLISDHTINSLANNCTALRELSLSHCELITDESIQNLASKHRETLNVLELDNCPQLTDSTLSHLRHCKALKRIDLYDCQNVSKEAIVRFQHHRPNIEIHAYFAPVTPPTDQVVNRGGMLF
- the fbxl-1 gene encoding F-box/LRR-repeat protein fbxl-1 (Confirmed by transcript evidence) — translated: METAERISAAASAASSRRAKRLAQQAHKTHPVIQAKQNQMYLITTLSPAQVDNSLINRVLPKEVLLKVFSFLDTKALCRSAQVCRSWSILALDGSNWQRVDLFTFQRDVKTAVVENLARRCGGFLKELSLKGCENVHDSALRTFTSRCPNLEHLSLYRCKRVTDASCENLGRYCHKLNYLNLENCSSITDRAMKYIGDGCPNLSYLNISWCDAIQDRGVQIILSNCKSLDTLILRGCEGLTENVFGSVEAHMGAIKKLNLLQCFQLTDITVQNIANGATALEYLCMSNCNQISDRSLVSLGQHSHNLKVLELSGCTLLGDNGFIPLARGCRQLERLDMEDCSLISDHTINSLANNCTALRELSLSHCELITDESIQNLASKHRETLNVLELDNCPQLTDSTLSHLRHCKALKRIDLYDCQNVSKEAIVRFQHHRPNIEIHAYFAPVTPPTDQVVNRGGICRCCVIL